In Isoptericola jiangsuensis, the following proteins share a genomic window:
- a CDS encoding ABC transporter substrate-binding protein, with product MTRTTTTARRRGLAVLAGGASLALLLAACSDPDGDAPSESESSGDAMSSTSIDCSAYDEFGDLDGTTVNIYTSIVEPEQATQEASYDAFEECTGVTIAYEGSREFEAQLLVRIQAGNAPDIAFLPQPGLLNTIVNDYPDAIQPAPDATVANVDEFFSETWKGYGTVDGTFYAAPLGANAKSFVWYSPSMFADAGYEVPETWTEMMELTQTIADEQETLPWCAGVESGDATGWPGTDWIEDVVLRTAGPDVYTQWYTHEIPFNDPQIVEAWDTTGEILKNPEYVNAGLGGVDSIATSPWTDAGFPILDGNCWLHRAANFYQTQWPSGTTVASDGDVFAFYLPTDQTDIKPVLGGGEFVASFADRPEVQAFQTYLSSADWANQKALSTPEGGWVSANTGLDPENLQTEFDQLAWETLADENAVIAFDGSDLMPGEVGAGTFWTGVVDWLTGASTQEVVDRIENSWPM from the coding sequence ATGACCAGAACCACGACGACAGCACGCCGACGCGGGCTGGCGGTGCTCGCCGGCGGAGCGAGCCTCGCTCTGCTGCTGGCGGCCTGCAGCGACCCGGACGGCGACGCACCCAGCGAGAGCGAGAGCAGCGGCGACGCGATGTCGTCGACGTCGATCGACTGCTCCGCCTACGACGAGTTCGGTGACCTCGACGGCACCACGGTCAACATCTACACGTCGATCGTCGAGCCGGAGCAGGCGACGCAGGAGGCCTCCTACGACGCGTTCGAGGAGTGCACCGGCGTGACGATCGCCTACGAGGGCTCGCGCGAGTTCGAGGCGCAGCTCCTGGTCCGCATCCAGGCGGGCAACGCGCCCGACATCGCGTTCCTGCCGCAGCCCGGCCTGCTCAACACGATCGTCAACGACTACCCGGACGCCATCCAGCCGGCGCCGGACGCCACCGTCGCCAACGTGGACGAGTTCTTCTCGGAGACGTGGAAGGGCTACGGCACGGTCGACGGCACGTTCTACGCCGCCCCGCTCGGTGCCAACGCGAAGTCGTTCGTCTGGTACTCGCCGTCGATGTTCGCCGACGCCGGGTACGAGGTCCCCGAGACGTGGACCGAGATGATGGAGCTCACCCAGACCATCGCCGACGAGCAGGAGACCCTGCCCTGGTGCGCCGGTGTGGAGTCCGGTGACGCGACCGGCTGGCCGGGCACCGACTGGATCGAGGACGTCGTCCTGCGCACCGCCGGGCCGGACGTCTACACCCAGTGGTACACCCACGAGATCCCGTTCAACGACCCGCAGATCGTCGAGGCGTGGGACACCACCGGCGAGATCCTCAAGAACCCGGAGTACGTGAACGCCGGTCTCGGCGGTGTCGACTCGATCGCCACCTCCCCGTGGACCGACGCCGGGTTCCCGATCCTCGACGGCAACTGCTGGCTGCACCGCGCGGCGAACTTCTACCAGACGCAGTGGCCGTCCGGGACGACGGTCGCCTCCGACGGCGACGTCTTCGCGTTCTACCTGCCGACCGACCAGACCGACATCAAGCCGGTCCTCGGCGGCGGCGAGTTCGTGGCGTCGTTCGCGGACCGCCCCGAGGTGCAGGCGTTCCAGACGTACCTGTCCAGCGCGGACTGGGCCAACCAGAAGGCCCTGTCCACGCCCGAGGGCGGCTGGGTCAGCGCCAACACGGGCCTCGACCCGGAGAACCTCCAGACGGAGTTCGACCAGCTCGCCTGGGAGACCCTGGCCGACGAGAACGCCGTCATCGCGTTCGACGGCTCGGACCTCATGCCCGGCGAGGTCGGTGCGGGCACGTTCTGGACCGGCGTCGTCGACTGGCTGACCGGCGCCAGCACGCAGGAGGTCGTCGACCGCATCGAGAACAGCTGGCCGATGTGA
- the map gene encoding type I methionyl aminopeptidase, translating into MIELRSPREIEEMRPAGQFVAETLTAVREAAKPGVNLLELDELAHRMIKQRGAESCYIDYHPSFGASPFGKVICTSVNDAVLHGLPHDYTLVDGDLLSIDFAVAVDGWVSDSALSFVVGQPTTPERGEADAQLIRTTELALDAGIAAAQPGGKIGDISAAIAAVARDAGYRINTDFGGHGVGRTMHGDPHVPNDGRAGRGYPLRPGLVIAIEPWFLETTDEIYTDDDGWTLRSADGSRGAHSEHTVAITADGPLVLTARD; encoded by the coding sequence ATGATCGAGCTGAGGAGCCCGCGCGAGATCGAGGAGATGCGCCCGGCCGGCCAGTTCGTCGCCGAGACGCTCACCGCCGTGCGCGAAGCCGCCAAGCCCGGCGTCAACCTGCTCGAGCTCGACGAGCTGGCCCACCGCATGATTAAGCAGCGTGGCGCCGAGTCCTGCTACATCGACTACCACCCGTCGTTCGGCGCCAGCCCCTTCGGCAAGGTCATCTGCACCTCCGTCAACGACGCCGTGCTGCACGGCCTCCCCCACGACTACACCCTCGTCGACGGCGACCTCCTCAGCATCGACTTCGCCGTCGCCGTCGACGGCTGGGTCTCCGACTCCGCGCTGTCGTTCGTCGTCGGGCAGCCCACCACCCCCGAGCGCGGCGAGGCCGACGCGCAGCTCATCCGCACCACCGAGCTCGCCCTCGACGCCGGCATCGCCGCCGCGCAGCCCGGCGGCAAGATCGGCGACATCTCCGCCGCCATCGCCGCCGTCGCCCGCGACGCCGGCTACCGCATCAACACCGACTTCGGCGGCCACGGCGTCGGGCGCACCATGCACGGCGACCCCCACGTCCCCAACGACGGCCGCGCCGGCCGCGGCTACCCCCTGCGCCCCGGCCTCGTCATCGCCATCGAGCCGTGGTTCCTCGAGACCACCGACGAGATCTACACCGACGACGACGGCTGGACCCTCCGCTCCGCCGACGGCTCCCGCGGCGCCCACTCCGAGCACACCGTCGCCATCACCGCCGACGGCCCGCTGGTCCTCACCGCCCGCGACTGA
- a CDS encoding HAD family hydrolase: protein MPAPAGRALVALDIDGTLLTYDGALADEVRDAVVAVRAAGHEVVLASGRSLVAMLPVAEALGIETGWMVCSNGAVTVELDPTEPRGWRVAEMVTFDPEPALRLLREELPDARYAVEDLGVGFRMNELFPEGELDGTFAVVDFEELWSQEVTRVIVRSPESTSDAFHALVSRLGYDDVTYAVGWTAWMDIAPHGVTKATALEKVRAAVGVPPVRTMALGDGHNDLDMLRWAARGVAMGHADDAVKAAADEVTGSIDEHGAVDALRPLL from the coding sequence GTGCCGGCACCCGCGGGCAGGGCGCTCGTCGCGCTCGACATCGACGGCACGCTCCTCACCTACGACGGCGCGCTCGCCGACGAGGTGCGCGACGCCGTCGTCGCGGTCCGGGCCGCCGGGCACGAGGTCGTCCTCGCCTCCGGGCGGTCGCTCGTCGCGATGCTGCCCGTCGCCGAGGCCCTCGGCATCGAGACCGGCTGGATGGTCTGCTCCAACGGCGCCGTCACCGTCGAGCTCGACCCCACCGAACCGCGCGGATGGCGCGTCGCCGAGATGGTCACGTTCGACCCCGAGCCCGCCCTGCGCCTCCTGCGCGAGGAGCTCCCCGACGCCCGCTACGCCGTCGAGGACCTCGGCGTCGGCTTCCGCATGAACGAGCTCTTCCCCGAGGGTGAGCTCGACGGCACGTTCGCCGTCGTCGACTTCGAGGAGCTGTGGTCCCAGGAGGTCACGCGCGTCATCGTGCGCAGCCCCGAGTCGACCAGCGACGCCTTCCACGCCCTCGTGTCCCGCCTCGGCTACGACGACGTCACCTACGCCGTCGGCTGGACCGCCTGGATGGACATCGCGCCGCACGGCGTCACCAAGGCGACCGCCCTGGAGAAGGTGCGCGCCGCCGTCGGCGTGCCCCCGGTCCGCACGATGGCGCTCGGCGACGGGCACAACGACCTCGACATGCTGCGCTGGGCGGCCCGCGGCGTCGCGATGGGCCACGCGGACGACGCGGTGAAGGCGGCGGCGGACGAGGTGACCGGCTCGATCGACGAGCACGGCGCCGTCGACGCCCTGCGCCCGCTCCTCTGA
- the serS gene encoding serine--tRNA ligase yields MIDIRLLRDNPDVVRASQQARGEDPTLVDAALSADARRRSSLSQFESLRAEQKSMGKQVAQASGDEKTALLTRTKALADEVKAHQAAANDAEAELDELLYRIPNVVEGAPAGGEADFVTLKHVGTPRDFAAEGFEPRDHLAIGEGLGAIDTTRGAKVSGSRFYFLTGVGARLELAILNAAMDQAVQAGFTPMITPTLVTPDTMRGTGFLGAHADEIYRLERDDLYLVGTSEVALAGYHGDEILDLSAGPKRYAGWSACYRREAGSHGKDVRGIIRVHQFQKVEMFSYCAVEDAAAEHERLLAWEEAMMAKVELPYRVIDTAAGDLGTSAARKFDCEAWLPTQERYLELTSTSNCTTFQARRMNVRERTEDGTRTVATLNGTLGTTRWIVAILENHQQPDGSVRVPEGLRPYLGGLEVLEPVR; encoded by the coding sequence GTGATCGACATCCGACTCCTGCGCGACAACCCCGACGTCGTCCGCGCGAGCCAGCAGGCCCGCGGCGAGGACCCGACCCTGGTGGACGCGGCGCTGTCCGCGGACGCCCGACGGCGGTCCTCCCTGTCGCAGTTCGAGTCGCTGCGCGCGGAGCAGAAGTCGATGGGCAAGCAGGTCGCGCAGGCGTCCGGCGACGAGAAGACGGCGCTGCTGACCCGCACCAAGGCGCTCGCCGACGAGGTCAAGGCGCACCAGGCGGCCGCCAACGACGCCGAGGCGGAGCTCGACGAGCTGCTGTACCGCATCCCGAACGTCGTCGAGGGCGCCCCCGCCGGCGGCGAGGCGGACTTCGTGACGCTCAAGCACGTCGGCACGCCGCGCGACTTCGCGGCCGAGGGTTTCGAGCCGCGCGACCACCTCGCGATCGGCGAGGGCCTGGGCGCGATCGACACGACCCGCGGCGCGAAGGTGTCGGGCTCGCGCTTCTACTTCCTCACCGGTGTCGGCGCGCGCCTCGAGCTCGCGATCCTCAACGCGGCCATGGACCAGGCCGTCCAGGCCGGGTTCACCCCGATGATCACGCCCACGCTCGTCACCCCGGACACGATGCGCGGCACCGGGTTCCTCGGCGCCCACGCCGACGAGATCTACCGGCTCGAGCGTGACGACCTGTACCTCGTCGGCACCTCCGAGGTCGCGCTCGCCGGCTACCACGGCGACGAGATCCTCGACCTGTCCGCCGGCCCCAAGCGGTACGCCGGCTGGAGCGCCTGCTACCGCCGCGAGGCGGGCTCGCACGGCAAGGACGTGCGCGGCATCATCCGCGTGCACCAGTTCCAGAAGGTCGAGATGTTCTCCTACTGCGCCGTCGAGGACGCCGCCGCGGAGCACGAGCGTCTCCTCGCCTGGGAGGAGGCGATGATGGCGAAGGTCGAGCTGCCGTACCGCGTCATCGACACCGCCGCGGGCGACCTCGGCACGTCCGCCGCCCGCAAGTTCGACTGCGAGGCGTGGCTGCCCACCCAGGAGCGCTACCTCGAGCTCACGTCGACGTCGAACTGCACGACGTTCCAGGCCCGCCGCATGAACGTGCGCGAACGCACCGAGGACGGCACCCGCACCGTCGCGACCCTCAACGGCACCCTCGGCACGACCCGCTGGATCGTCGCCATCCTCGAGAACCACCAGCAGCCCGACGGGTCCGTCCGCGTCCCCGAAGGGCTGCGGCCCTACCTCGGCGGCCTCGAGGTCCTCGAGCCGGTGCGCTGA
- a CDS encoding diacylglycerol/lipid kinase family protein, protein MPWELIVGIVALVIGLTALVVALVVLRRSRAQHAAPAADSSTRAVAGPQVAVIVNPSKEHTRQVAETVRRLAAEAALPEPRFYDTTVEDPGTGQARQALDDGADVVVAAGGDGTVRAVADGLVGSGRPMGIIPAGTGNLLARNLDLPLADVEEAFAVVLGGVDRTIDVGRLKIVRTADDDGDGAEEGSAHLFLVIAGLGFDAAMVADADDALKARVGWVAYFLAGVRHLHGRRLRATIGVDDRPVVEARLRTVMVGNCGRLPGGITLLPDAVIDDGELDVAAIDTRGGLAGWAQLLGEVVAQGMGMQNDLKVKIGRIDHVRAKRATIVVEGGEQAQVDGEVLGKALELETWVEPGALVVRTPA, encoded by the coding sequence ATGCCGTGGGAGCTCATCGTCGGGATCGTCGCGCTCGTCATCGGCCTCACCGCGCTCGTGGTCGCGCTGGTGGTGCTGCGTCGCAGCCGCGCGCAGCACGCCGCGCCTGCGGCCGACTCGTCGACGCGTGCCGTCGCCGGACCGCAGGTCGCCGTCATCGTCAACCCCTCCAAGGAGCACACCCGCCAGGTCGCGGAGACCGTGCGGCGCCTGGCCGCGGAGGCCGCGCTGCCCGAGCCCCGCTTCTACGACACCACGGTCGAGGACCCCGGCACCGGGCAGGCCCGGCAGGCCCTCGACGACGGCGCGGACGTCGTGGTCGCCGCCGGCGGGGACGGCACGGTCCGGGCGGTGGCCGACGGGCTGGTCGGCTCCGGCCGACCGATGGGCATCATCCCGGCGGGGACGGGCAACCTCCTCGCCCGCAACCTCGACCTGCCGCTCGCCGACGTCGAGGAGGCGTTCGCCGTGGTCCTCGGTGGCGTCGACCGCACCATCGACGTCGGCCGCCTCAAGATCGTGCGCACCGCCGACGACGACGGCGACGGTGCGGAGGAGGGCAGCGCGCACCTGTTCCTCGTCATCGCCGGCCTCGGGTTCGACGCCGCCATGGTCGCCGACGCCGACGACGCCCTCAAGGCGCGCGTCGGCTGGGTCGCGTACTTCCTCGCCGGGGTGCGCCACCTGCACGGGCGGCGCCTGCGCGCCACCATCGGGGTCGACGACCGGCCCGTCGTCGAGGCACGCCTGCGCACCGTCATGGTGGGCAACTGCGGGCGTCTGCCCGGCGGGATCACGCTCCTGCCCGACGCCGTCATCGACGACGGCGAGCTCGACGTCGCCGCCATCGACACGCGCGGCGGGCTGGCCGGGTGGGCGCAGCTCCTCGGCGAGGTCGTCGCCCAGGGCATGGGGATGCAGAACGACCTCAAGGTGAAGATCGGCCGCATCGACCACGTGCGCGCCAAGCGCGCGACGATCGTCGTCGAGGGCGGCGAGCAGGCGCAGGTCGACGGCGAGGTCCTCGGCAAGGCGCTCGAGCTGGAGACGTGGGTGGAGCCGGGCGCCCTGGTGGTGCGCACCCCGGCCTGA
- a CDS encoding transferase — MRRIPRKVEVEDDSGHVTRYVRHDNGEGYASPRASVHVDAVVEPGAYVEEGAHVAARARVGRYSWIDVDAVVGTGASIGAGVHVGRRGHVGAGARIGAHARLGHDVHVAPGAVVEPDEIVPSGTEVLPAARRTADAAA; from the coding sequence GTGCGACGCATCCCCCGGAAGGTCGAGGTCGAGGACGATTCCGGCCACGTCACCCGCTACGTCCGCCACGACAACGGCGAGGGCTACGCCTCGCCGCGCGCGTCGGTCCACGTCGACGCCGTCGTCGAGCCCGGCGCCTACGTCGAGGAGGGCGCCCACGTGGCCGCCCGCGCGCGCGTCGGCCGGTACAGCTGGATCGACGTCGACGCCGTCGTCGGCACGGGCGCCAGCATCGGCGCCGGGGTCCACGTCGGCCGCCGCGGCCACGTCGGCGCCGGAGCCCGGATCGGTGCGCACGCCCGGCTCGGGCACGACGTCCACGTCGCCCCCGGGGCCGTCGTCGAGCCCGACGAGATCGTCCCGTCCGGCACCGAGGTGCTGCCCGCCGCGCGCCGCACCGCCGACGCCGCCGCCTGA
- a CDS encoding YihY/virulence factor BrkB family protein: MAGTESGPTRPDTDDGVPLEAIAPEDPVTEGHDRARPAYGQALKSTLREFSEDGCTDLAAALTYYSVMASAPAILALVSLLGFVGDAEAALDSITTALEEFLPQETLDIITPLIDNALTSTGAGFALIAGLVLALWSASGYVGAFGRAMNVVYEVAEGRPVWKLRPVMYAITLAVVLLAVVIVASLVLSGPIVSAVGDAVGLSAAALTVWNIAKWPVALLLVVFVVALLYHFTPNVKHPRFRWTSLGSAVAIGIWILASAGFAFYVTSFSYGSTYGTLGTVIVFLLWLWITNLALLLGAELDSEIERSRELRDGYEAEVTLQLPPRDTRASDKKAAKKAESVAEAREVRQAATADQDVAATRTDSASSTSSPTAD; encoded by the coding sequence ATGGCGGGAACCGAGTCAGGGCCGACACGACCGGACACGGACGACGGCGTCCCCCTGGAGGCGATCGCCCCCGAGGACCCCGTCACCGAAGGACACGACCGGGCCCGGCCCGCCTACGGCCAGGCGCTGAAGAGCACCCTGCGGGAGTTCTCCGAGGACGGCTGCACCGACCTCGCCGCCGCCCTCACCTACTACTCGGTGATGGCGTCCGCGCCCGCGATCCTCGCACTCGTCTCCCTGCTCGGATTCGTCGGGGACGCCGAGGCCGCCCTCGACTCGATCACCACCGCGCTCGAGGAGTTCCTCCCGCAGGAGACCCTCGACATCATCACGCCCCTCATCGACAACGCCCTCACCTCCACCGGTGCGGGCTTCGCCCTCATCGCCGGCCTCGTGCTGGCGCTGTGGTCGGCCTCCGGGTACGTCGGCGCGTTCGGGCGCGCCATGAACGTCGTCTACGAGGTCGCCGAGGGCCGCCCCGTGTGGAAGCTCCGGCCCGTCATGTACGCGATCACCCTCGCCGTCGTGCTGCTCGCCGTCGTCATCGTCGCCAGCCTCGTGCTCTCCGGGCCGATCGTCTCCGCCGTCGGGGACGCCGTCGGGCTCTCGGCCGCCGCGCTCACCGTGTGGAACATCGCCAAGTGGCCCGTCGCGCTCCTGCTGGTCGTGTTCGTCGTCGCGCTGCTCTACCACTTCACCCCGAACGTCAAGCACCCCCGGTTCCGGTGGACCAGTCTCGGCTCGGCCGTCGCCATCGGCATCTGGATCCTCGCCTCGGCCGGCTTCGCGTTCTACGTGACGAGTTTCAGCTACGGGTCGACCTACGGCACCCTCGGCACCGTCATCGTGTTCCTGCTGTGGCTGTGGATCACCAACCTCGCCCTGCTGCTCGGCGCCGAGCTCGACTCCGAGATCGAGCGCAGCCGCGAGCTGCGCGACGGCTACGAGGCCGAGGTCACGCTGCAGCTGCCGCCCCGCGACACCCGCGCGTCGGACAAAAAGGCCGCCAAGAAGGCCGAGTCCGTCGCCGAGGCGCGCGAGGTGCGCCAGGCGGCCACCGCCGACCAGGACGTCGCCGCCACGCGGACGGACTCCGCGTCGTCGACATCGTCCCCGACGGCCGACTGA